A genomic region of Magnolia sinica isolate HGM2019 chromosome 6, MsV1, whole genome shotgun sequence contains the following coding sequences:
- the LOC131248411 gene encoding uncharacterized protein LOC131248411 — translation MKNPCKNPNQNPQPIQTPSMEKQQSDPTLPSDPTHQPPFSLLPSIPDIVVFRDSDSSDSDTAAAPPNPPTTKPSDSPSDSPRPNLHPPAYINPEPHVSSQFYTFNRESHALMVRCILERRLASPDEIRRATPRAVLRSWRLVWKDRNEDTAYLTAWKRIQDKLNAHVDNHGNEILYFKNNSQQYVSHVDQWQDIVMSFHGDADLRHLGLKDTVERIKQVWTVGAKFYGIPESFIRACVASCPVCSDASASSAAAAQRTKRRRFEYTESFDVPARDVPQKLQQLAAKHKVVLCIRQKYIRYKPFMAEVKDYACHRAGEPAAVAAAKKPRALKREPYASKRCGCGFRIRAIVPIANYNEKDKTFVYQEEGTAVFKLYAVHSGHEPGPLDGNARIIHRVVGHKPGFDQDTIYGIEGDVESEGFGLMGKDEGDLQLTVLQQVQELQAEIGVLEGKITKMPRELFNSVSRELSDIMNRVRNLGEDASRSSGLLLDKQHSDEVLVDSGLGHWGDPHHDRIYGDGKDQELIDDEDDAFERSLGDIPPWDRCRDRKDLMRENCKSDKWLKDFDEKSILNCEEAKLIKPIRDDGTIVTDASLVGIQVDSFYPENPKWYDSPCGLDPGTDCGDGAFRHGEIV, via the coding sequence ATGAAGAACCCCTGCAAAAACCCCAACCAAAACCCTCAACCTATCCAAACCCCATCCATGGAGAAGCAACAGTCAGACCCGACCTTACCATCAGACCCGACTCACCAACCCCCTTTCTCCCTCCTCCCATCCATCCCTGATATCGTCGTCTTCCGCGACTCAGATTCGTCTGACTCAGATACTGCCGCAGCACCACCAAACCCCCCAACTACCAAACCCTCGGACTCCCCCTCGGACTCTCCCCGGCCTAACCTACACCCCCCGGCGTACATTAACCCCGAGCCTCATGTCTCTTCCCAATTCTACACGTTTAATCGAGAATCACACGCACTGATGGTTCGTTGCATCCTGGAGCGTCGCCTTGCGTCACCTGATGAGATCCGACGGGCCACGCCGCGTGCCGTACTGCGATCATGGCGGCTCGTCTGGAAGGACCGGAACGAGGACACGGCATACCTGACCGCCTGGAAGCGGATTCAGGACAAGCTCAATGCGCATGTTGACAACCACGGCAACGAGATCCTCTACTTCAAGAACAACTCCCAGCAGTATGTGTCTCATGTCGACCAGTGGCAGGACATTGTCATGAGCTTCCACGGCGACGCCGACCTCCGACACCTTGGCCTTAAGGACACGGTCGAGAGGATTAAACAGGTCTGGACCGTTGGTGCCAAGTTCTATGGCATCCCTGAGTCGTTCATCCGTGCCTGTGTTGCGTCCTGCCCTGTCTGCTCCGACGCCTCTGCGTCATCTGCCGCTGCCGCCCAGCGCACCAAGCGTCGCCGGTTTGAATACACTGAGTCCTTTGATGTACCTGCGAGGGACGTTCCGCAGAAGCTGCAGCAGCTCGCGGCAAAGCACAAGGTCGTGCTTTGCATCCGCCAGAAGTACATCAGGTACAAGCCGTTCATGGCTGAGGTGAAGGACTATGCGTGCCACAGGGCGGGGGAGCCGGCGGCAGTGGCCGCTGCGAAGAAGCCACGGGCGTTGAAGCGGGAGCCGTACGCTTCGAAGCGGTGTGGGTGTGGGTTCCGCATTCGGGCCATTGTCCCGATTGCGAATTATAATGAGAAGGACAAGACTTTCGTGTACCAGGAGGAAGGGACTGCTGTGTTCAAGCTCTATGCAGTGCATTCGGGGCATGAGCCTGGCCCGCTCGATGGGAATGCGAGGATCATCCATAGGGTTGTTGGGCACAAACCAGGGTTTGATCAAGATACAATTTATGGGATTGAAGGTGACGTGGAGTCAGAAGGGTTTGGTTTAATGGGGAAGGATGAGGGTGATCTGCAGCTCACAGTTCTGCAGCAGGTGCAGGAACTCCAGGCTGAAATTGGGGTCTTGGAAGGAAAAATTACGAAGATGCCACGGGAGCTGTTCAATTCTGTCTCGAGAGAGCTGTCGGATATCATGAATAGGGTCCGGAATCTTGGGGAAGATGCGTCGAGGTCATCCGGGCTATTGCTCGATAAGCAGCATTCGGATGAGGTGTTGGTGGATAGTGGGCTTGGCCACTGGGGTGATCCACACCATGATCGGATTTATGGTGATGGAAAGGATCAGGAACtgattgatgatgaggatgaCGCTTTTGAACGGTCACTCGGGGACATCCCGCCATGGGACAGGTGTAGGGATAGGAAGGATCTCATGAGGGAGAATTGCAAATCAGATAAATGGTTGAAAGATTTTGATGAGAAAAGCATCCTCAATTGCGAGGAAGCGAAGCTGATCAAGCCCATAAGGGATGATGGGACGATTGTAACGGATGCAAGTCTTGTCGGGATACAGGTGGACAGCTTCTATCCAGAGAATCCAAAGTGGTACGATTCACCTTGTGGTTTGGACCCCGGCACCGATTGTGGGGATGGTGCATTTAGACATGGGGAAATTGTGTAG